A genomic region of Thermodesulfobium narugense DSM 14796 contains the following coding sequences:
- a CDS encoding carbonic anhydrase → MEFASAINCMDGRTQEPVINWLKANYGVKYVDMITEAGPIKIISENSDSCIINSIRERLDISIKAHGSKLIAIVGHYDCAKNPESKNVQIKQIRECINIIKEWFEIEIIGLWVNENWQVEKI, encoded by the coding sequence TTGGAGTTTGCAAGCGCAATAAATTGCATGGATGGAAGGACTCAAGAACCAGTTATTAACTGGTTAAAAGCAAATTATGGTGTTAAGTATGTTGATATGATTACTGAAGCAGGTCCAATTAAAATTATCTCTGAAAATTCAGATAGTTGCATAATAAATTCTATTAGAGAAAGATTAGACATTTCCATAAAAGCTCATGGTTCTAAACTTATTGCAATAGTTGGGCACTATGATTGTGCCAAAAATCCAGAAAGCAAGAATGTACAGATAAAACAGATAAGAGAGTGTATAAATATAATCAAAGAGTGGTTCGAAATTGAAATTATAGGGCTTTGGGTTAATGAAAATTGGCAAGTTGAAAAGATATAG